The segment TTTAACTGGTtgccttaggttttttttttttttttttttttaaacctgttcTGGTTCATTTGTAAAGTTTCCTTGGGGCCTCCATGGTAGGTTTGAATGCCAGGTTTTCCTTCTGCAACTGAGTGCCGTCCAGGCACAGAGGCTGCCCTCACGTTGTTCACCAGCCATAGCTCCCCTCACTCTTCTTTTCCTTGGTGGTGTACACACTTCGTGTCCAGTACTGTGGATCCAGGAGGGATGACCAAGAGTTTTGAACCTTTGCATTCCTTACCACGTTCTCTTCTggatttcagctgaagagaaggCGCGGGAGGCAGAGAGCAAAGCTCGGACATTAGAAGTACGCCTAGGTGGAGACCTCACGCGGGACTCCAGGGTAAGGTCCCGGCCCAGGCGGCTTTTCTCCAGCGTTTCTGGCATTAGGAGCCCATATCCCATGAGCCTGGTCAAGTAAAACACATCTTTTGCGTTTGTCCCCAGTGAGGGCCGTTTTCTGTAGAGATAAGTAAATTTCCAGGTGTGGTTTTACATCTTTGGGATAAATTGAGAAGTTTTAGATGTAATGTTTCAATATTCCCTGCTGTGGCCTAGAGTGCCTCCTCCCCTCACCTGATGTCAATGTGTGTGCAGGTGATGTTGCGACAGGTCCAGAACACAGCCATCACTCTGCGCAGAGAAGCTGATGTCAAGAAGAGGATCAAGGAGGCCAAGCAGCGGTGAGTGCCAGGCCTGTCCTTGGAGCTTTTAAACTGACGTAGCTTTTGGACTGATTATTGACAGGTTGCTATTCTGTCACCAAGACTGCTTTGTTTTAATGCCAAATGCTTGTCAAATGCCCCCTGTAGGAGGGAAGTCTTAATCTGAGCTCTCAGCCCTTTTTTGAGTCATAAAGACAGGGCAGGGCTGACAACCTCGGCTCGAGCACCAAAACCATCCTTTGGCACTGTCttaccttttcttccctttttctttcttttcatttaaaggaTGTATAAAATGCTCATTGtataaaacttgaaaaatataaaatatttaaggagTAACATTTTTAAACTCCCTTATACTTCTACCACCTGGTGATACTACCCTATTTTTTATGTtacgtatatattttttcatactcATTTTCTCCTCAGTGGTTACGTATGTAGAATAATGCTGGAGATTGACTGTTGTATACTTTTACATTTAGAACCAGCATTTGTCCTGGATCATTAAGTTACCTGCTTATCCCACCTCCATGTTTGGATCCACTTTGGACTCTGTGGCTTGATTTACTGTTTTGCCTCTTGTTGGCCTCCTTGGCACAGGCATGGGTTTCAGGTTTTTTCTCTCCAAGTCAGTCCACTCCTCATCCATCTGCTTTTCAGCTCTAAGATTTTATTGATAGTAATCACATGATGGTGTCTTCTTGCACATGCTTCTTATTATTGtgaatttttgccttttaaaataataataattggctgggcatggtggctcatgcctgtaatcccagcactttgggaggccaaggtgggtggatcacgaggtcaggagatggagaccatcctggctaacacagtgaaaccctgtctctactaaaaatacaaaaacttagccgggcgtgttggcgggcgcctgtagtcccagctactcaggaggctgaggcaggagaatagtgtgaatgcagggggtggagcttgcagtgagcagagatcgcacaactgcactctagcctggcgacagagcgagactaaaaaaaaaaaattataataatttgtctcaaaaaaaaattataataatttactaTCACACTAGTGGAATTTTGGGGAAGATATGACAATAACCTGGTGTTTATTCCACCATATAATTGTCTTTGCACAGATTTGCAGCAGCTTCATAATAAACCATTCATATTTAAACCCATCCCTGTTGCCAAAAAGCCACACTCATGTTTTTGATTAGGGATGCTTCGAGTTGGTGCCCAGTGCATGTCCATATCAAGTCTAACAGGTTACACATCAAATAGAGATACAAAACTTTTGGCTTAACATGTCTCAAGTTTAAGCTTAAGCTTAACACATCTTAAACACTATGGTGCTTGTGTGCCGATGTGTAGATCTGCTTGAAATTTTTTGTCTTCTTAGAGCACTTAAAGAACCTAAGGAActgaattttgtttttggggTCAACATTGAACACCGGGATCTGGATGGCATGTTCATCTACAACTGTAGCCGGCTGATCAAAATGTATGAGAAAGTGGGCCCACAGCTGGAAGGGGGCATGTGAGTACTACCCACAGAGAGCTGTCTAGCCTAGGATAGTTGGCAGGAGGGTGTTGCCAGTGGGGTGACAGAGCTTGTTCTCTTTCTCCCTGTAGGGCATGCGGCGGGGTTGTTGGGGTTGTTGATGTGCCCTACCTAGTCCTGGAGCCTACACACAACAAACAGGACTTTGCTGATGCCAAGGAGTACCGGCACCTGCTCCGAGCAATGGGGGAGCACCTGGCGCAGTATTGGAAGGACATTGCCATCGGTAATGGGGCTGGGCTGCTGGGCCTCTGCCTTTTCTCTTCACCTGAatgtagggagagagagaggcaggctcCTAACATGATGTATTGGTGTTTGCTCTCCAGCCCAGCGGGGAATCATCAAGTTCTGGGATGAGTTTGGCTACCTCTCTGCCAACTGGAACCAGCCCCCATCCAGTGAGCTGCGTTACAAACGCCGGAGAGCTATGGAAATCCCCACCACCATCCAGTGTGGTGAGTTGGGTGGTTGGACCCCCCGACTCATTTCCATCAGCCCACAAGCCTCTTTTCTCTATCTTCCTGCCAGCCTCCTGACTTGACTGACATTCATGGACTTACAGTCCCCTAGGGATCCAAGTCTGTTTGATGATGGCCCTGTGAGCTCAGTCTTGAGGCTTTGCTGAGTTTCACCTGTCCCTCTAGAGTGAGAAAGAAGGTCATCTGTCCTCCCAGGCCTCTCCAGCTGCAGCCAGGCCAGGCTCACTTGGTTTGGTACCACATGGTTTCTGGTGTGCGTGGATGACTGAGCCAGGATCTTGATAAAGAAGGGAGAGGTGCTGGGGGTGTTAAGAGTCCACCATATTAAGTTTCCATCCTTCCTGGAATCAGTGTCCCTGAGAAGAATTAGCATTCTCTAAGGATAGGCAGAGTTGGAGCCCGAGTGAAGATCTTTGCCTACAAAGTCTGGAGCATCATTGTGGTAGGCCTGTGAAGAGCCCGGATTATTACAGAGTTGGTGGGGGTGGCTgatatgtggggtttttttgttctcTGCAGATCTGTGTCTGAAATGGAGAACCCTCCCCTTCCAGCTGAGTTCTGTGGAAAAAGATTACCCTGACACCTGGGTTTGCTCCATGAACCCTGATCCTGAACAGGACCGGTGAGCACATTCTCTAACAAGGGGATTGTGGGTACTTTTCTCCCCTGCCCCTCACTGTTCTCTCTACTCTCAGGATAAATAACTCACTGTGTTTCTTGAGGTCAGTGCACATACCTTACATCTCTGTCTTGCCGCACCTAATAGCTGCCCAAGAAGTAAAAATAGGTGTATGTCCTGCAGTGTATATGATTAATTCTGTGCATTGGGAACTCTGAGGTGGTTGCTCTTGTGACAGACAGTGTAGACTGGCTGAAGAGAAAGGTCCTTGCCCAGCTTGGGGCTCTGTTTGCCACGACCTCTGTAGTACATTCTCTCTACAGGTGTGAGGCTTCTGAACAAAAGCAGAAGGTTCCCCTGGGAACATTCAGAAAGGacatgaagacacaggaagagaagcagaaacaACTGACAGAGAAAATTCGCCAGCAGCAGGAGAAGCTGGAGGCCCTTCAGGTACGTGGGTCATGGTCACTGGGCAAAGTCAGCCTGTGTCAGGGCTTTGCCTGGGATAGGAAACTTCAGTAGCTTTCCTGTTCCCTCAGGCTCAGTTTTACCCTCCATTCACCCACATGTGTTTGCCAAAGCTTTCCAACCCCAACCTCCAGGTCCACGTGTACTGTTTGCCAACAGTGTTATTTTAAGAATAACACCTTGcttattcttaagaaaaaatgCTTACATACTTCAAAGTGGTCCAATTCATTTAGAATgtataaaactctagaaaataaaaattctgccTTAGAGGTAACCATCATTAACCATACATCCTTCCAACTTGTCATGAACTCATGAATACCTACACATaatacacatacattttttaatagaaatagggAGATAATaccatatatatgttttatattaatacacacacatacacataattgTTTTGATGACTTTCTAGAAGTGAAATTAAAGGACTTAAAAGGTCCATTGTAAAATTCTATGGCTTTTTGAAACTATTTCTAAAGTACCCTCCAGAGATGtgttaatttctattatttaccagcagtatatgagagcattatttttaaatgttgttgcAAATTTCATAGGCAAAGAtgcatgttttataatttaatttctttaatatttctaagATTGCATAATTTTTCATGTGTCcacttttattccttttaaattgcttattcacttaacatttttattttttgtattttttttctagatatgTCTGTGATATCAGCTGTTTATCATATTTAGTACAAAACCATTTCCCTTTTTGGCTTCTGTGTCTGTGCAGATGTGCTCTCACTAACCCATGATGTTTTATGCATGCCTCCCTCTGGCTTCATCCAAGTTTTCCCTATCCATCGGACCCTTTCTACCTTTTTGGGTTCCTTTTATAGGAATTTAGTCCATTGACACTTTTTGCCAGTCTCTCAGTTGCTGGATTAATCAcacaatttcctgtaatttgctGATAGTtgagtatttatgtattttgtgtCTCCCCAATGAGAACGGGAGGTTTGTAAGAGTAGGACTATGGCTcgggttttctattttgtttgtcCCCGGTTCCAGACACTATCCAAGAAGTTTGCTGAAGTATACTAAAATATGCAAACAACTTCATCATGATGTTTGCCTTGCAGAAAACCACACCCATCCGCTCCCAAGCAGACCTGAAGAAATTGCCCTTGGAAGTGACCACCAGACCTTCCACTGAGGTGAAGTCCAGGGGCCTGGGAAGGGCTTTTCCTCAGGTGTCTCATGCTAGAGTCAGTGTTCTCACTCTCTGTGGGCCTTTTTTTAGGAACCTGTGCGTAGACCTCAGCGTCCTCGGTCGCCCCCTTTACCTGCTGTGATCAGGAATGCCCCCAGCAGACCCCCTTCTCTGCCAACTCCTAGACCAGCCAGCCAGCCCCGAAAGGCTCCTGTCATCAGCAGTACACCAAAGCCCCCTGCTTTGGCAGCCCGGGAGGAGGCCAGCACATCCAGGCTGCTTCAGCCACCTGAGGCACCCCGAAAGCCTGCCAACACTCTTGTCAAGACTGCATCCCGACCTGCCCCTCTGGTGCAGCAACTGTCCCCATCTTTACTGCCCAACTCCAAGAGCCCTCGGGAGGTTCCTTCTCCCAAAGTCATCAAGACTCCAGTGGTGAAGAAGACAGAGCCATCCATCAAACTCTCCCCGGTGAGATGCTTGTCCTCCTTAATCCCCCAGCCCAGTGTCAGTAGTGTAGGAATGGAATTGTGCAGTGTCACAGCTGTACTGGGGGAGCCTTGGGAAGATATGGAATCTAAAGCTTTGCTGCTGCCCCTGAGGAGGGGAAGCCTTGATAGCTGAATGGACTTGTTCAGGGCCAGACAGCACATTGGTTGCCTGTATAGCGAGCTCTTCACTGTTCCCTCCGAGTTTTGGTCTGCCACAAGCTTCAGTCACTTCCACTGGCTCTCGAAGTATGGGCTTAGGTCAGTCATCTGGTGACAGATAGCCTGAGTGGGCTGCGGCAGTGGTGGGTGGTTCTTGGGGAGGGGACAGCTAGCTGGCCAGGCAGAGTAAAGTGGGAAGGGAATTGAGAAGCTTCTCCTATGACAGCTTTGAGCAAAGATCCTCATGGCGCCGGGGCCAGTGGGTTGCCTGTGTACATTCCAAGTAATGTGAGGCAGGGATTGCAGGGAGTACAGCTCCTCTTGGAACGGCTCCTTTAGGCTAGATGAAATCTTCCTGCTCCTTAGAGGCTGAACAGGGCCCCTCACATCCTCACGCTCCTCTTGTTCTAGGCTACCCCTAGTCGGAAGCGGAGTGTCGCAGTTTCTGATGAGGAAGAAGTTGAGGAAGAAgctgagaggaggaaggagaggtgcAAGCGGGGCAGATTTGTtgtgaaggaggaaaagaaggactCGAATGAGGTAAGTGGTTGAGGTGAGGTTCTCAAAGCCTCCCTCTCTAGGGCCTGCAGCCCCCACCAGCAGTCTGCATCCCCCATCAGCAGTCTACACCACCCACCAGCAGTCTACACCCCCCACTAGCAGTCGCACCAGCTCTGTTTATATTCGTGTCATGAGCCTTCCAGAAGCCTAGTGATCTCTCAAAGACTGTCAGTTACACAAGTGACTAAACATGGTGCCAGGTAGGGTCTTGAGTGAGACTGGCTTCTGGCTTAACCACAGGCCTGAAGTCACACAGATGTACATCAGTGAGGCTTGAAACACATGTCCCTTGCCTAATGTCTTGTTCATAAAGGTAGCAGAAGGGTAGGTACCTTGGACAGTGTGGCTCTCAGTGGAGCTTGGTGATTTAAACTGTAGCACAGGAAGTCATGAAGATGATGGCTGATGACCCCGGGTGGCCAGTAAGGCACAAGTCTGCTCTTGGGGCACTGGGGATGCCTCTAATAGACTGCTTTCCACGCAGCTCTCAGACAGTGCTGGGGAAGAGGACTCGGCTGACCTCAAGAGAGCTCAGAAAGGTGAGCTGGGGGAGTGACTTGGCAGCCTGTGGGGGGTGGTGGGAGTGGGAGTGGAAGTGGAGCCCCTTACCAGCAGCAGTTTACCAAAGGCTCATGGAATCTGTCCTGGGTCTGGGCTCTTGTGCAGCAGTGGATACAAGTCTAATCCCAAGCAGAATTCTGAAGGGATCACCCCTTTGTGGTTATTTTTTAACACTAATTCCTTGATGTTCACTCCTGGTGGTCACTTGTTCTCCTGCTCTTTGGCACCCTCATAACAg is part of the Symphalangus syndactylus isolate Jambi chromosome 18, NHGRI_mSymSyn1-v2.1_pri, whole genome shotgun sequence genome and harbors:
- the MORC2 gene encoding ATPase MORC2 isoform X4, encoding MLCFLDDGAGMDPSDAASVIQFGKSAKRTPESTQIGQYGNGLKSGSMRIGKDFILFTKKEDTMTCLFLSRTFHEEEGIDEVIVPLPTWNAQTREPVTDNVEKFAIETELIYKYSPFRTEEEVMTQFMKIPGDSGTLVIIFNLKLMDNGEPELDIISNPRDIQMAETSPEGTKPERRSFRAYAAVLYIDPRMRIFIHGHKVQTKRLSCCLYKPRMYKYTSSRFKTRAEQEVKKAEHVARIAEEKAREAESKARTLEVRLGGDLTRDSRVMLRQVQNTAITLRREADVKKRIKEAKQRALKEPKELNFVFGVNIEHRDLDGMFIYNCSRLIKMYEKVGPQLEGGMACGGVVGVVDVPYLVLEPTHNKQDFADAKEYRHLLRAMGEHLAQYWKDIAIAQRGIIKFWDEFGYLSANWNQPPSSELRYKRRRAMEIPTTIQCDLCLKWRTLPFQLSSVEKDYPDTWVCSMNPDPEQDRCEASEQKQKVPLGTFRKDMKTQEEKQKQLTEKIRQQQEKLEALQKTTPIRSQADLKKLPLEVTTRPSTEEPVRRPQRPRSPPLPAVIRNAPSRPPSLPTPRPASQPRKAPVISSTPKPPALAAREEASTSRLLQPPEAPRKPANTLVKTASRPAPLVQQLSPSLLPNSKSPREVPSPKVIKTPVVKKTEPSIKLSPATPSRKRSVAVSDEEEVEEEAERRKERCKRGRFVVKEEKKDSNELSDSAGEEDSADLKRAQKDKGLHVEVRVNREWYTGRVTAVEVGKHVVRWKVKFDYVPTDTTPRDRWVEKGSEDVRLMKPPSPEHQSLDMQQEGGEEEVVPVAQQAIAVAEPSTSECLRIEPDTTALSTNHETIDLLVQILRNCLRYFLPPSFPISKKQLSAMNSDELISFPLKEYFKQYEVGLQNLCNSYQSRADSRAKASEESLRTSERKLRETEEKLQKLRTNIVALLQKVQEDIDINTDDELDAYIEDLITKGD